The following proteins are encoded in a genomic region of Bernardetia sp. MNP-M8:
- a CDS encoding aldehyde dehydrogenase translates to MKKLNNYIGGDFINPFSDKYIENVNPSTGKIFSLIADSDENDVNLAVEAAKAAFPEWSCKGVEFRSKWLLKLANYIEENIEKFAQAETQDNGKPISLSRSMDIPRAVQNLSFFATAILHDKDEAYHTSTHVLNYTLRQPLGVVGCISPWNLPLYLFTWKIAPALASGNCVVAKPSELTPYTAYLLSEACQAIDFPAGVLNIVHGYGQKTGAAIVAHNDTKAISFTGGTQTGKTIASVAAPMFKKLSLELGGKNATVIFADADLEEATQTAVKAAFTNQGQICLCGSRILVENKIYEKFKTKFVEKVKQLQLGDPLDETTQQGATVSQAHQEKVLSYIELAKHEGGIILTGGNKVTSENLPERCKDGFFIEPTVIEGLSAFCRTNQEEIFGAVTTLIPFENENEAIEFANCTPYGLSASVWTQNLPKAHRVASQLETGIVWINTWLLRDLRTPFGGAKQSGVGREGGYEALRFFTEEKNVCLKF, encoded by the coding sequence ATGAAAAAACTAAACAATTATATAGGAGGAGATTTTATCAATCCTTTTTCAGATAAATATATTGAAAATGTCAATCCATCAACAGGAAAAATTTTCTCATTGATTGCTGATTCTGATGAAAATGATGTAAACTTAGCTGTCGAAGCTGCAAAGGCTGCTTTTCCAGAATGGTCGTGTAAAGGTGTTGAATTTCGCTCAAAATGGCTTTTAAAATTAGCCAATTACATAGAGGAAAATATAGAAAAATTTGCACAAGCAGAAACTCAAGACAACGGAAAACCAATTTCACTTTCTCGTTCGATGGACATTCCTCGTGCTGTTCAGAATTTATCATTTTTTGCAACGGCTATTTTACACGATAAAGATGAAGCCTATCATACTTCTACACATGTTTTGAATTACACACTGCGCCAACCTTTGGGAGTTGTGGGTTGTATTTCGCCTTGGAATTTGCCTTTATATTTATTTACTTGGAAAATTGCGCCTGCGCTTGCTAGTGGTAATTGTGTCGTTGCTAAACCTTCTGAACTCACGCCTTACACTGCTTATTTACTCTCCGAAGCCTGCCAAGCAATAGATTTTCCTGCTGGTGTTTTGAATATTGTACACGGTTACGGACAAAAAACAGGTGCTGCCATTGTTGCACATAATGATACAAAAGCAATTTCTTTCACAGGAGGAACACAGACAGGAAAAACAATTGCCTCAGTAGCTGCTCCCATGTTTAAAAAACTTTCTTTAGAATTAGGAGGAAAAAATGCAACAGTTATTTTTGCAGATGCTGATTTAGAAGAAGCTACACAAACAGCTGTAAAAGCTGCTTTTACCAATCAAGGACAAATTTGTTTGTGTGGCTCTAGAATTTTGGTAGAAAATAAAATCTATGAGAAATTCAAAACAAAGTTTGTAGAAAAAGTAAAGCAATTACAATTAGGTGACCCTTTGGACGAAACGACACAACAAGGTGCGACAGTTTCACAAGCACACCAAGAGAAGGTTTTATCTTATATAGAACTTGCCAAACATGAAGGAGGAATTATTTTGACAGGAGGCAATAAAGTAACTTCTGAAAACCTTCCAGAAAGATGTAAAGATGGATTTTTTATAGAACCTACAGTAATTGAAGGACTTTCTGCTTTTTGTAGAACTAATCAAGAAGAAATTTTTGGTGCAGTAACTACACTCATTCCTTTCGAAAATGAAAACGAAGCCATAGAATTTGCCAATTGCACTCCTTATGGACTTTCAGCTTCAGTTTGGACACAAAACTTACCAAAAGCCCACCGAGTAGCAAGTCAGCTAGAAACAGGTATTGTTTGGATAAATACGTGGTTATTGCGTGATTTGAGAACACCTTTTGGTGGTGCAAAACAATCAGGTGTAGGACGAGAAGGTGGCTATGAAGCTCTTCGTTTCTTTACAGAGGAAAAAAATGTTTGTCTGAAATTTTAA
- a CDS encoding carboxymuconolactone decarboxylase family protein, translating to MNQVEEFNAYRSKMNEKIMAADNKVLKRIFNLDTNAYAEGTLDIKTKELIGLTCSMVLRCDDCIKYHLGKAKEAGISDEQIVEAMAIANLVGGTIVIPHLRRAMEYLEELNK from the coding sequence ATGAATCAAGTAGAAGAATTCAATGCCTATCGCAGCAAAATGAACGAAAAAATTATGGCTGCTGATAATAAAGTATTAAAGCGTATTTTCAATTTAGATACTAATGCGTATGCAGAGGGAACACTAGACATCAAAACAAAAGAACTTATTGGACTTACTTGTTCGATGGTCTTGCGTTGTGATGATTGCATCAAGTATCACTTAGGAAAAGCAAAAGAAGCAGGTATTTCAGACGAACAAATTGTTGAAGCGATGGCAATTGCGAATCTTGTAGGAGGAACAATCGTAATTCCACACCTTAGAAGAGCAATGGAATATTTGGAAGAGTTGAATAAATAA
- a CDS encoding FAD-dependent oxidoreductase — protein MKKPIIFSIDDDPQVARAIERDLRSEFRKEYKIISTNSANEALESLEEFKKQNEEIALFLVDQRMPDMLGVEFLEKAKPFYPSAKRVLLTAYSDIDAAIKAINDVQLDYYLHKPWNPPQDKLYPVLYDLLESWKTSYQPDFDGLRVIGYQFSPQSHELKDFLASNLFPYQWLDFQQDQKAKQLSELHKFNENDLPVVVFEEGEILKKPSKTELAEKLGLSTTASQDIYDVVIIGGGPAGLAAAVYGGSEGLRTLLIEKHAPGGQAGTSSRIENYLGFPTGLSGSELAKRATTQAQRFGVEFLVPQEVTGISLKDKYKILKLADDKEIIAKSVVITSGVSYRKLEAKGMDDFTGAGIYYGAATTEALSCSEKSVYIVGGGNSAGQGAMYLSRYAKKVNIVVRREDLSSSMSQYLIDQIDGTENIEVLPFTEIIEAKGDGHLQSITLQDTKDNSTREAEADAMFIFIGTKPHTEWIDLEIIKDEKGFVETGRNLLGYDQIKKIWKHKREPFTLETSIKGIFAAGDVRATAMNRVASAVGEGAMAISFVHKYLAEN, from the coding sequence ATGAAAAAGCCTATCATTTTTTCCATAGACGACGACCCACAAGTAGCAAGAGCAATTGAGAGAGATTTGCGTAGTGAGTTTCGTAAAGAATACAAAATCATTAGCACCAATTCGGCAAATGAAGCATTAGAAAGTCTAGAAGAATTCAAAAAACAGAATGAAGAAATTGCGCTTTTTTTGGTTGACCAAAGAATGCCTGATATGCTTGGAGTAGAGTTTTTAGAGAAAGCAAAACCATTTTATCCGAGTGCAAAACGTGTGTTGCTAACAGCTTATTCAGATATTGATGCAGCCATAAAAGCAATTAATGATGTTCAGTTAGACTATTATTTGCACAAACCTTGGAATCCTCCACAAGATAAATTATATCCAGTTTTATATGATTTATTAGAAAGTTGGAAAACTTCTTATCAGCCAGATTTTGATGGACTTAGAGTAATTGGTTATCAATTTTCACCACAATCTCATGAACTGAAAGACTTTTTGGCAAGTAATCTTTTTCCCTATCAATGGCTAGATTTTCAACAAGACCAAAAAGCAAAACAGCTTTCAGAACTTCATAAATTTAATGAAAATGATTTGCCTGTCGTAGTTTTTGAAGAAGGAGAAATCTTAAAAAAACCATCAAAAACAGAGTTAGCTGAAAAGCTAGGACTTTCCACAACGGCTTCACAAGATATTTATGATGTAGTAATTATTGGAGGAGGACCTGCTGGACTTGCAGCAGCCGTTTATGGTGGTTCGGAAGGATTAAGAACCCTTTTAATAGAAAAACATGCCCCTGGTGGACAGGCAGGAACAAGTTCAAGAATAGAAAATTATTTAGGTTTTCCTACTGGATTGAGTGGTTCAGAACTTGCCAAACGAGCAACTACCCAAGCACAACGTTTTGGAGTAGAGTTTTTAGTTCCACAAGAAGTAACAGGAATTTCTTTAAAAGACAAGTATAAAATTTTGAAATTAGCTGATGATAAAGAAATTATTGCTAAAAGTGTAGTGATTACTTCTGGTGTTTCGTATCGAAAATTAGAAGCAAAAGGAATGGATGATTTTACAGGTGCAGGAATTTATTATGGCGCAGCTACAACAGAAGCACTTTCTTGTTCAGAAAAGAGTGTTTATATAGTTGGTGGTGGAAATTCGGCAGGGCAGGGTGCTATGTATCTTTCTCGTTATGCAAAAAAAGTAAATATTGTAGTTAGAAGAGAAGATTTATCTTCCTCAATGTCGCAGTATTTGATTGACCAAATTGATGGAACAGAAAACATAGAAGTTTTGCCATTTACTGAAATCATAGAAGCAAAAGGCGATGGACATTTACAAAGTATAACTCTACAAGACACAAAAGATAATTCTACAAGAGAAGCAGAAGCTGATGCTATGTTTATTTTTATTGGAACAAAACCTCATACTGAATGGATTGATTTGGAAATAATTAAAGATGAAAAAGGTTTTGTAGAAACTGGCAGAAATCTCTTAGGTTATGACCAAATAAAGAAAATTTGGAAACACAAAAGAGAACCATTTACATTAGAAACCTCTATAAAAGGAATTTTTGCAGCAGGTGATGTACGTGCAACAGCCATGAATCGTGTTGCTTCAGCAGTTGGAGAAGGTGCAATGGCAATTAGCTTTGTGCATAAATATTTGGCTGAGAACTAA
- a CDS encoding lamin tail domain-containing protein: MRTALLQKWLLSSLVIVLGILFSIPTALAQDVFISEYVEGSSNNKAIEIYNPTAATIDLATENYFIESYNNGSTTVTTSVALTGTLAPNSTFVLAHGSATIFTSPDQTTTVGWFNGDDAVVLRRGATQLDVIGQIGVDPGSEWGTGVVSTANNTLRRKTTICTGDVDGTDVFDPSIEWDGFAQDEASGIGTHTATCTVPTLFFSEYIEGSSNNKALEIYNPTGASVDLTDYVIELYTNGNTTIQNSLDLTGTLAAGATYVIANAGAVAAVTGAADITSNITFYNGDDVLLLKESGTVIDAIGQLGVDPGSSWAVGTGATANFTLRRNCSITSGDTDETDAYNPPAGEWDIFPIDTFDGLGEHCPTQLINITGTPLTAFTTTALNIPSAEQSYQVSGTALTTDITITAPANFQVSLTTGAGFGNSVTVAFADANAGNTTIFVRYLPTAGTSHSGDVANASTGATTQNVAVTGTVPPSLMDIATARTRPVGEIVTIEGVLTVADQLNGPAFIQDATGGIAIFDSQVHGGAFPIGQRLRITATRADFNNQIQLSSVTALTDLGAATPVVPQVITLDQLDAHRGELVNIVSVTFPDPNTFLFGNSNYTVTNGANSGDVRIDGDTDLAGRTQPTTCDVTGVVAYFQTASQLIPRFQADLPCTNPYVSPSNSTVTACIDLPKTLEISTYNVEWFGYAQSNTPSGNTSPAEQKAAVKAVLEAQNSDIYFLEEINNTDLMGEIAAELTASTPDTWDTLFSYYTSYAATSPIAETQKVGFLYKSNIITPQFSYAMHSSIHPYYNGGDASALAGYPEADKTRFWASGRLPFMMRADVALNGGTEEVNFIVLHSRSGSAQDRYDMRRFDVSLLQDSISAWLGSDKVIMGGDYNDDVDESIYEVGGVPQLTSYDAFTSRPNDYTILSKALSDNGFRSTVGFSDMIDHLTVSNELANGYIPNSVSVGYEYYDGDYEYTTSDHFIVSARLEIVPLASCTFTATANSSSQITLDWADNSNIETSYVVEVSLDGTTGWTAISGSPFTVNSINSVVTGLNASTQYFFRVRAEESASNFSEWVFTDATTLALTPTAPTVVTLSPADDATNVAITTNLVVNFDRDIQAGTGNITVTDGTTPITFPIAGNADATVTISNDELTINLTTNLANSTDYDVLIDAGAIEEAGTGADFAGLVAGNWNFTTAAATTGGGGGGTTSVGRPTNFKALAVSTSQINLTWTAVSGATGYILYRDNTVIATLASVTSFEDTGLNADTFYGYKLVATNGGAQSDPAQTNARTLPAAPSLVSVINACNGSTGIITVNSTGVVYRIYADATSTTPLFEIDNNEIVTPVLTQTTTFYVSVLSNGLESERTEVEVIVNPLPTANISEESIFSCSATATLTAEEVIGATYFWLLNGTSVATTTTSSFEVTRSGNYQVQVVSNGCATTSSITPVRLNFVPLAEITQGSLVRVCNDSVMLTAKDAGTDATYEWTSNNVVVGNTASVSVSESGNYTLTVTQNGCTATDEIAVEVTTLNSSITVLASKTAFCPTEEVTLSIENPETDVTYTWMRNGRILNVTGVEYTTSNQGEYSVQASKNNCNVRSSESVVITRIALEPVYLRLIDNALSLESVTPITNVVWFLDNEENTALEGQMSFTPDVTGYYSARVTFDTGCENTTRTVYYKVADVVTGEEEIIDVETIVYPNPSNTGIFRVQLSSSITSDVTFTLTDNIGRVLESKTIKANEVSTLQTLDLSQYAAGMYALTIDTEQGTIIKKIIIE; this comes from the coding sequence ATGCGAACAGCATTACTTCAAAAGTGGCTTTTATCAAGCCTAGTAATTGTGTTAGGAATTTTATTTTCAATTCCTACTGCTCTTGCACAAGACGTATTTATTTCAGAATATGTAGAAGGAAGTAGCAATAATAAAGCTATTGAAATCTATAATCCGACGGCAGCAACTATCGATTTGGCTACTGAGAATTATTTTATAGAAAGCTACAATAATGGTAGCACTACAGTAACTACCTCTGTAGCTCTTACAGGAACATTAGCTCCAAATTCGACTTTTGTACTAGCTCATGGTAGTGCAACTATCTTTACTTCTCCTGATCAAACCACTACGGTAGGTTGGTTTAATGGAGATGATGCTGTTGTTTTGAGAAGAGGAGCTACTCAATTAGATGTAATTGGACAGATTGGTGTTGATCCAGGTTCGGAATGGGGAACAGGAGTAGTATCTACAGCTAACAATACGCTTCGTAGAAAAACTACTATTTGTACAGGTGATGTAGATGGCACAGATGTATTTGATCCTTCAATAGAATGGGATGGATTTGCTCAAGACGAGGCTAGTGGCATAGGTACACATACAGCTACTTGTACCGTTCCAACTCTATTTTTCTCAGAATACATAGAAGGTTCTAGTAATAATAAAGCTTTAGAAATTTATAATCCTACAGGTGCTTCAGTAGATTTGACAGATTATGTAATAGAACTTTATACAAATGGTAACACTACTATTCAAAATTCATTAGACTTGACAGGTACTCTTGCAGCAGGTGCTACTTATGTTATAGCAAACGCAGGCGCAGTTGCTGCTGTAACAGGAGCTGCAGATATTACAAGTAATATTACTTTTTATAACGGAGATGATGTACTTTTATTAAAGGAATCAGGTACAGTTATAGATGCTATCGGACAGTTAGGTGTAGACCCAGGTAGTAGTTGGGCTGTAGGTACAGGTGCTACTGCTAACTTTACTTTGCGTCGTAATTGTTCTATTACCTCTGGTGATACTGACGAAACAGATGCTTATAATCCTCCAGCAGGGGAATGGGATATATTTCCAATAGATACATTTGATGGATTAGGTGAGCACTGCCCAACACAACTTATAAATATAACAGGAACACCACTTACAGCATTTACAACAACTGCTTTAAATATTCCTTCTGCTGAACAGTCTTATCAAGTAAGTGGAACAGCTCTTACTACTGATATTACAATTACTGCTCCTGCAAATTTTCAAGTATCACTTACTACTGGAGCAGGTTTTGGAAATAGTGTAACAGTTGCTTTTGCTGATGCAAATGCAGGAAATACTACTATTTTTGTTCGTTATTTACCTACTGCTGGTACTTCTCATTCTGGAGATGTTGCAAATGCAAGTACAGGAGCAACTACTCAAAATGTAGCTGTTACAGGGACAGTACCTCCTTCTTTGATGGATATTGCAACTGCTCGTACTCGCCCTGTTGGAGAAATAGTAACTATTGAAGGTGTTTTGACGGTTGCTGACCAGTTAAATGGTCCTGCATTTATACAAGATGCAACAGGTGGTATTGCTATTTTTGATTCTCAAGTACATGGTGGAGCGTTTCCTATTGGTCAGAGACTTAGAATTACAGCAACACGTGCTGATTTTAATAATCAAATTCAACTTTCTAGTGTAACTGCTTTAACTGATTTAGGTGCAGCAACGCCAGTTGTTCCTCAAGTAATTACACTTGACCAACTTGATGCACACAGAGGAGAATTAGTTAATATTGTAAGTGTTACTTTTCCAGATCCAAATACATTTTTATTTGGAAACTCTAACTATACAGTTACTAATGGAGCAAATTCAGGTGATGTACGTATAGATGGGGATACTGATTTGGCAGGAAGAACGCAACCTACTACTTGTGATGTTACGGGTGTAGTGGCTTACTTCCAAACAGCTTCACAACTGATTCCTCGTTTTCAAGCAGATTTACCTTGTACGAATCCTTATGTTTCGCCTTCTAACTCTACTGTCACAGCTTGTATTGATTTGCCTAAGACATTAGAGATTTCTACTTATAATGTAGAATGGTTTGGCTATGCTCAATCAAATACACCTTCTGGAAATACTTCTCCTGCTGAGCAAAAAGCAGCTGTGAAAGCAGTACTAGAAGCTCAAAATTCTGATATTTATTTCTTAGAAGAGATAAATAATACTGACTTGATGGGAGAAATTGCTGCCGAACTTACAGCATCGACACCAGATACATGGGATACTTTATTCTCTTATTATACTTCTTACGCAGCTACTTCTCCAATAGCTGAAACTCAGAAAGTAGGATTTTTATATAAATCGAATATTATTACTCCTCAGTTTAGTTATGCAATGCACAGTAGTATTCATCCTTATTACAATGGTGGAGATGCTTCTGCTCTTGCTGGATACCCAGAAGCAGACAAAACTCGTTTTTGGGCTAGTGGACGTTTACCATTTATGATGCGTGCTGATGTTGCATTAAATGGAGGTACAGAAGAAGTAAACTTTATCGTTCTTCATTCTCGTTCAGGTTCTGCTCAAGATAGATATGATATGCGTCGTTTTGATGTATCTTTATTACAAGATTCAATTTCTGCTTGGCTTGGAAGCGATAAGGTAATTATGGGTGGAGATTACAATGATGATGTTGATGAGTCTATCTATGAAGTAGGAGGAGTTCCTCAACTTACATCTTATGATGCTTTCACTAGTCGTCCAAATGATTATACAATTTTATCTAAAGCATTGAGTGACAACGGTTTCCGTAGTACAGTTGGTTTTAGTGATATGATTGACCACTTGACAGTTTCGAATGAACTTGCAAATGGATATATTCCTAACTCTGTAAGTGTAGGTTATGAATATTATGATGGAGATTATGAATACACAACTTCGGATCACTTTATTGTATCTGCTCGTTTAGAAATTGTACCTTTAGCATCTTGTACATTTACTGCTACTGCAAATAGTTCTTCTCAAATTACATTAGATTGGGCAGATAATTCAAACATAGAAACTAGCTATGTAGTAGAAGTTTCTTTAGATGGAACAACAGGTTGGACTGCCATTTCAGGTTCTCCATTTACAGTGAATAGTATTAATTCAGTTGTTACAGGTTTGAATGCAAGTACACAATATTTCTTCCGTGTTCGTGCTGAAGAATCTGCAAGTAATTTCTCTGAATGGGTATTTACAGATGCAACTACTTTAGCTCTAACACCAACTGCTCCAACGGTAGTAACTCTTTCTCCTGCTGATGATGCTACAAACGTAGCGATTACAACTAATTTAGTAGTTAATTTTGATAGAGATATACAAGCAGGAACAGGAAATATTACAGTTACAGATGGAACTACGCCAATTACGTTTCCTATTGCTGGTAATGCTGATGCAACAGTTACCATTTCAAATGATGAATTAACTATAAACCTTACAACTAACTTAGCAAACAGTACAGATTATGATGTTCTTATTGATGCTGGTGCAATAGAAGAAGCTGGTACAGGTGCTGATTTTGCAGGCTTAGTTGCTGGAAATTGGAACTTTACAACTGCTGCTGCTACCACAGGTGGTGGAGGTGGGGGAACTACCTCGGTAGGCAGACCAACTAATTTTAAAGCTCTAGCTGTTTCTACTTCTCAAATCAATCTTACTTGGACTGCTGTAAGTGGTGCAACAGGTTATATTCTTTATAGAGATAATACAGTAATTGCTACATTAGCTAGTGTTACTTCTTTTGAAGATACAGGATTGAATGCTGATACATTTTATGGGTACAAACTAGTAGCTACAAATGGAGGTGCGCAGTCTGACCCAGCACAAACAAATGCACGTACTTTGCCTGCTGCTCCTTCTTTAGTTTCTGTAATAAATGCTTGTAACGGAAGTACAGGAATCATTACTGTTAATTCAACAGGTGTAGTTTATCGTATTTATGCAGATGCTACTTCTACAACTCCATTATTTGAAATAGATAACAATGAAATTGTTACTCCAGTTCTTACTCAAACAACTACTTTTTATGTAAGTGTATTGAGCAATGGTTTAGAAAGTGAGCGTACTGAAGTTGAAGTAATTGTAAATCCTTTGCCTACTGCAAATATTAGTGAAGAAAGTATTTTCTCTTGTTCTGCTACAGCAACCTTAACAGCTGAAGAAGTGATTGGAGCTACTTATTTTTGGTTATTGAATGGGACTTCTGTAGCAACTACTACTACTTCTTCTTTTGAAGTGACTCGTTCTGGTAATTATCAAGTACAAGTAGTATCAAATGGTTGTGCTACTACTTCAAGTATCACTCCTGTTCGTTTAAACTTTGTTCCTTTGGCAGAAATTACTCAAGGTTCATTAGTTCGTGTTTGTAATGATTCTGTGATGCTAACAGCAAAAGATGCAGGTACTGATGCAACTTACGAATGGACAAGTAATAATGTAGTAGTTGGAAATACAGCTTCTGTTTCAGTTTCTGAGTCTGGAAATTATACATTGACAGTAACTCAAAATGGTTGTACTGCAACTGACGAAATTGCAGTAGAGGTTACTACGTTGAATTCAAGCATTACTGTTTTAGCTTCCAAAACTGCTTTCTGTCCAACAGAAGAAGTAACTCTAAGCATAGAAAATCCAGAAACAGACGTTACGTATACATGGATGCGCAATGGTAGAATTCTTAATGTTACAGGAGTTGAATATACAACTTCTAATCAAGGAGAGTATAGCGTACAGGCTTCTAAAAATAATTGTAATGTTCGTTCTTCTGAATCAGTTGTTATTACTCGCATTGCTTTAGAGCCAGTTTATTTGCGTTTAATTGATAATGCCTTATCATTAGAATCTGTTACACCAATTACAAATGTAGTTTGGTTCTTAGATAATGAAGAAAATACAGCACTTGAAGGACAAATGAGCTTTACACCAGATGTAACAGGTTATTATTCTGCTCGTGTTACATTCGATACTGGTTGTGAAAATACTACTCGTACAGTGTATTACAAAGTAGCTGATGTTGTTACAGGAGAAGAAGAAATAATTGATGTAGAAACAATTGTTTATCCAAACCCAAGTAATACAGGTATTTTCAGAGTTCAGCTTTCTAGCTCAATTACTTCTGATGTTACTTTTACACTTACAGATAATATTGGACGTGTTTTGGAGAGCAAAACTATAAAAGCAAATGAAGTTTCTACACTTCAAACACTTGATTTGAGTCAGTATGCAGCAGGAATGTATGCGCTTACTATTGACACAGAACAAGGAACTATCATCAAGAAAATTATCATTGAATAA
- a CDS encoding RsmD family RNA methyltransferase has translation MKPILSSLSLSENYPNYNALLQDDIQSFIEENKDKKITQTLLNLPKEYQGLQIEIGNQIKSLQKSKSKLALWYASDNIIFPPSLSIEQASSEITAEYKASLIENNDKINGENQTLVDLTGGMGVDSFYFSKKVKKVIYIEQNELLANIAKHNFEQLGAKNIEVLCGNSEDFLEKARNENIVFDWIYLDPARRDNIQKKVFLLEDSQPNMVELWKSFKDVGKKWLLKTAPLLDIQLVINRLTHIKKVEVVALKNECKEVLYQLDSSNSSLGKADSEKIGISAINLHEQNFSEENFEKTQIESFDFLLESEKEIFIDYSIKNEIQNFLYEPNVAVLKAGAFKSIAKKYQLNKFSSNTHLYTSQKLKKDFVGKIFKITEVISFSKKEVKRKFGKKQLNVVTRNFPMSVKELRKQFSVLEGDNQFLFFTTITSKSVDEKIVILCEKIKS, from the coding sequence ATGAAACCTATTTTGTCTAGTTTATCCTTATCAGAAAATTATCCCAATTACAATGCGCTTTTACAAGATGATATTCAGAGTTTTATAGAAGAAAATAAAGACAAAAAAATTACGCAAACACTTCTCAATCTTCCCAAAGAATATCAAGGGTTACAGATAGAAATTGGTAATCAAATCAAATCACTTCAAAAATCAAAGTCAAAACTTGCTCTTTGGTATGCTTCTGATAATATTATTTTTCCTCCTTCTTTATCCATAGAACAGGCTTCTTCTGAAATTACGGCAGAGTACAAGGCGAGTTTAATAGAAAACAATGATAAAATAAATGGCGAAAATCAAACTCTTGTAGATTTGACAGGAGGAATGGGAGTAGATAGTTTTTATTTTTCCAAAAAAGTAAAAAAGGTTATTTATATAGAACAAAATGAGCTTTTGGCAAATATAGCAAAGCATAATTTCGAACAGTTGGGGGCAAAAAATATAGAAGTGCTTTGTGGTAATTCGGAAGATTTTTTAGAAAAAGCAAGAAATGAAAATATAGTCTTTGACTGGATTTATCTTGACCCTGCTCGTAGAGATAATATACAAAAGAAAGTTTTTTTGCTAGAAGACTCTCAGCCAAATATGGTTGAGTTATGGAAGTCTTTTAAAGATGTTGGTAAAAAATGGCTTCTCAAGACAGCTCCTTTATTGGATATTCAATTGGTTATCAATAGATTAACTCATATAAAAAAAGTAGAGGTAGTAGCTCTTAAAAATGAATGTAAAGAGGTTCTGTATCAGCTTGATAGCTCTAATAGTTCTCTTGGAAAGGCAGATAGTGAAAAAATAGGTATAAGTGCAATAAACTTACACGAACAAAATTTTTCAGAAGAAAATTTTGAAAAAACTCAAATAGAAAGTTTTGATTTTCTTTTAGAGTCAGAAAAGGAAATTTTTATTGATTATTCTATAAAAAATGAAATTCAAAATTTTTTGTATGAGCCTAATGTAGCTGTTTTAAAGGCAGGAGCTTTTAAAAGTATTGCTAAAAAATATCAATTAAATAAATTTTCTAGTAATACTCATTTGTATACTTCACAAAAATTAAAAAAAGATTTTGTAGGCAAAATATTTAAAATAACAGAAGTAATTTCTTTTTCTAAGAAGGAAGTTAAAAGAAAATTTGGTAAAAAACAACTTAATGTTGTTACTCGTAATTTTCCCATGAGTGTAAAAGAGCTAAGAAAACAATTTTCTGTTTTAGAAGGAGATAATCAATTTTTGTTTTTTACTACTATTACCTCAAAATCTGTAGATGAAAAAATTGTCATTTTATGTGAAAAAATAAAATCCTAA